In a genomic window of Erigeron canadensis isolate Cc75 chromosome 5, C_canadensis_v1, whole genome shotgun sequence:
- the LOC122602108 gene encoding uncharacterized protein LOC122602108, translated as MMLKNECYGRLLIIPIRCNTLQMVLRYCKNRAKIKLQHSLYDGDDDDDDENDEDFAAQQKKKLKIFNSKFLQYDDEDLTAQQKKQLKKFDSKFLQAIYQCPDYHLPLDILDAAVSLHIKSLYDLVIDDVAAICERLSSKQILKIFKVGRHHYQEKFCSLRWFSWAFNIKSFS; from the exons ATGATGCTCAAGAACGAATGTTACGGCCGCCTGTTAATTATTCCTATCCGCTGCAACACCCTTCAAATGGTTCTTCGCTATTGTAAAAATCGTGCGAAGATCAAGCTCCAGCATTCTCTTTATGAtggcgatgatgatgatgacgacgagAATGATGAAGACTTCGCCGCccaacagaagaagaagctcaAAATATTCAATTCCAAATTTCTCCAATATGATGATGAAGACCTCACTGCCCAACAAAAGAAGCAGCTCAAGAAATTCGATTCCAAATTTCTCCAAGCCATCTATCAGTGTCCGGATTACCACCTTCCTTTGGATATTTTAGAT GCTGCAGTAAGTCTGCATATCAAAAGCCTCTATGATCTGGTGATTGACGATGTTGCTGCTATCTGCGAGCGTTTGTCTTCTAAACAAAttctcaagatcttcaaagtggGCCGTCATCATTATCAAGAGAAGTTCTGCAGTCTCAGATGGTTCAGTTGggcttttaatataaaatcgtTCTCGTAA